The uncultured Trichococcus sp. DNA segment GCTTTCTCCAACAATTTTTCGAACTGGATCAAAAGATCTTTCAGCATCGGGGTGCTCACCTTCTTTCATTAAGAATTCTTCTCCAAGGTCTCCATGATTTTCTTCTCGGATTCTTCAATATATTTTCTGATGTTATGATGCAGTATGAAAGTCTCGAACTTCAACTCATACCCAGCCACCAGTTCCTTATCAATCAAGTAGGAAATGGTGAGACCGGCTCCTATTTTATCCTGCAGGACCTCTTCAAAAATCCCCCTGTTTTCCATCGGCATTTCAGTCGCGCTGACCAGAATCACCTTTGCCTGATAAGTCAAGTGCATAAGTTCGGGAGAATCGGATTTCAATGCACGAATTTTGTCGATAAAAGACTGGAACATCTTCTCATCGCTGCTCTCATCGGCCGTCATGCGCAAGATATGCGCAGCTATCTGCACCGCACTCTTCCCCAACACTCTCCTTAATTCAACAGAAATATGCGCTCTTTTTCATCCTCCAGTTCCTTAAAATAGATTTGTCTTTTTTCATCTGCCTGCTCCGATAGATTTTCAGCAAGTCGTTTTTTGTGTTCTCCGCTTCCTTTTTGGCGTTCTGCATGGTCTGTTGGGCCGTTTCTTCGATAGTCGCCAATTTTTCATGATAATCCGTGATGGTTGCATCAGCCTCCATCATTTTCTGTGCAGCTTTTTCCTGATCTTTGGCTATCGTTTTCTGCCGTTCATCCATTGCTTCGATGAGCGGTTTATAAAGTAACTTTTGGAGGACGACCAAAAGGATGACGAAATTGACCATCTGAGCAAAGACTTCAAACCAGTTGATGTTCATGACATCACCCTACCAATGCGTTCCAAAAAGGGTTCGCGTACAATAAAATCATCGATAGGACAAAGCAGTAGATGGCCGTGGATTCGATCATGGCCAAGCCTACGAAAAGTGTCCTCGAGATGCTGTTGTATTCATCCGGTTGCTGCGCTATCGATTTTAAGGCTTGAACTACGGCGTTTCCTTCACCGATTGCCGGAGCGATGGAGCCGATTGCTATAGTGAATCCCGACATGATGATTGAA contains these protein-coding regions:
- a CDS encoding ATP synthase F0 subunit B — its product is MNINWFEVFAQMVNFVILLVVLQKLLYKPLIEAMDERQKTIAKDQEKAAQKMMEADATITDYHEKLATIEETAQQTMQNAKKEAENTKNDLLKIYRSRQMKKDKSILRNWRMKKSAYFC
- a CDS encoding F0F1 ATP synthase subunit C, whose amino-acid sequence is MDSITIIGTISIIMSGFTIAIGSIAPAIGEGNAVVQALKSIAQQPDEYNSISRTLFVGLAMIESTAIYCFVLSMILLYANPFWNALVG